The following are encoded together in the Lactuca sativa cultivar Salinas chromosome 1, Lsat_Salinas_v11, whole genome shotgun sequence genome:
- the LOC111910453 gene encoding very-long-chain aldehyde decarbonylase CER3, giving the protein MYMYMYMYIYKCIYIVLSCPPRRTTSFLSLIARGGKKPKRRKKKRVLQLVFCFLFFKKMETQKEMMLVEMETCSDEKRVCSSGKKRAPLFGWPWENISNFKYLLFGPLLAELIYSRIYEKKHSEYSWCLHILILSSLRGLVHQLWSSHNNMLFLNRNHRLSEKAIGFDQIDKEWHWDNFIILEASVASILSLINPSVTNLPIWKTSGIISCVIFHIGLSEPLYYWLHRLLHSPYFFQHYHWLHHSSTVNHPFTAGHATFLEHLLLCVIMGVPILGSTLIGHGSVIMIYGYVLVFDFLRCMGHSNIEVVPHHIFETVPMLKYLIYTPTYHFLHHREMKTNFCLFMPLFDVFGKTMNEISWDLHRDISSNEGKKAKAPEFVFLVHVVDVMSSMHVPFVFRSCSSLPYATNIIFFLHWPVAFMVMLIMWAKSKTFLLSFCHLRGRLLQSWVVPRFGFMYFLPSAKDGINRQIEAAILKADRIGVKVLSLAALNKNEALNGGGKLFVMKHPDLKVRVVHGNTLTAAVILNEIPQDVEEVFLTGATSKLGRAIAIYLARRKVRVLMLTQSTERFISIRKEIPLDNRNLLIQVTKYQAAKQCKTWILGKWTTPNEQNWAPPGTHFHQFVVPPVFEFRRDCTYSKLAAMKLPVDVEGLGVCEYTMERGVVHACHAGGIVHLLEGWTHHEVGAIEVDRIDLVWEAALRHGFKPV; this is encoded by the exons atgtatatgtatatgtatatgtatatttataagtgtatatatatagtcCTCAGTTGTCCTCCAAGAAGAACTACAAGCTTTCTAAGTCTTATAGCTAGAGGAGGAAAAAAaccaaaaagaagaaagaaaaagaggGTTTTGCAGCTAGTATTTTGCTTCCTTTTCTTCAAGAAAAtggaaacccaaaaggaaatgatGCTTGTAGAAATGGAAACATGTTCAGATGAGAAGAGGGTTTGTTCTTCAGGGAAAAAGAGAGCTCCATTGTTTGGTTGGCCATGGGAGAATATATCAAATTTCaag TATCTGTTGTTTGGGCCACTTCTTGCTGAGTTAATTTATTCAAGAATCTATGAAAAGAAGCACAGTGAGTACAGTTGGTGTTTGCATATTCTAATATTGTCTTCACTAAGAGGACTTGTGCACCAGCTGTGGAGTTCGCATAATAACATGCTTTTTCTTAATCGAAATCATCGATTATCTGAAAAAGCCATTGGTTTTGATCAAATTGACAAAGAATGGCATTG GGATAATTTCATCATACTTGAAGCATCTGTAGCTTCAATACTCTCATTGATCAATCCATCAGTGACCAATCTTCCTATTTGGAAAACCAGTGGGATTATTTCTTGTGTAATTTTCCATATTGGCCTCTCAGAACCTCTATATTATTGGCTTCATAGATTATTACATTCACCATATTTCTTCCAACATTATCACTGGCTACACCACAGTTCTACAGTGAACCATCCATTTACAG CCGGTCATGCGACCTTTTTGGAGCATTTATTACTTTGTGTAATAATGGGAGTTCCAATTCTTGGGAGTACTTTGATAGGACATGGTTCAGTCATCATGATTTATGGCTATGTTTTGGTGTTTGATTTCCTTAGATGTATGGGACATAGTAACATTGAAGTTGTTCCTCATCACATCTTCGAAACCGTGCCTATGCTCAAATATCTTATTTATACACCAAC GTACCATTTTCTACATCACAGAGAGATGAAGACGAATTTTTGCCTCTTTATGCCTCTTTTTGATGTTTTCGGAAAGACCATGAATGAAATTTCTTGGGATCTTCATAGAGATATAAGTTCAAACGAAG GCAAGAAGGCAAAAGCACCAGAATTTGTGTTTCTTGTACATGTGGTTGATGTCATGTCGTCAATGCATGTTCCATTTGTTTTTAGATCATGCAGCTCATTGCCATACGCGACAAATATAATCTTCTTCCTGCATTGGCCAGTAGCTTTCATGGTGATGCTGATCATGTGGGCTAAATCAAAAACTTTCTTGCTCAGTTTCTGCCATCTTAGAGGAAGATTACTTCAGAGTTGGGTCGTGCCAAGATTTGGGTTCATG TATTTTTTACCCTCCGCAAAAGATGGCATAAATAGGCAAATAGAAGCAGCTATATTAAAGGCCGATAGGATTGGTGTCAAGGTCCTTAGCCTCGCTGCCTTGAACAAG AATGAAGCTTTGAATGGAGGCGGGAAACTTTTTGTCATGAAACATCCGGATCTTAAAGTCCGAGTAGTCCATGGAAACACTTTGACAGCAGCTGTTATTCTGAACGAGATTCCTCAAGATGTTGAAGAGGTGTTCTTAACAGGAGCTACTTCTAAGCTTGGAAGGGCAATCGCCATTTACTTAGCTCGTCGTAAAGTTAGAGTCTTG ATGCTTACTCAATCCACTGAAAGATTTATAAGCATTCGGAAAGAAATTCCACTGGATAACCGAAACCTTTTGATTCAAGTAACAAAGTATCAAGCAGCTAAACAGTGCAAG ACTTGGATTCTGGGAAAATGGACCACTCCAAATGAGCAAAATTGGGCACCACCAGGAACACATTTCCATCAGTTTGTGGTTCCACCTGTGTTTGAATTCCGAAGAGATTGCACGTATAGTAAGCTTGCAGCCATGAAGCTTCCTGTTGATGTTGAAGGCCTAGGCGTCTGCGAG TATACGATGGAAAGAGGTGTGGTTCATGCTTGTCATGCGGGTGGGATCGTTCATCTTCTTGAAGGTTGGACACACCATGAAGTTGGTGCAATTGAAGTAGACCGGATTGATTTGGTCTGGGAAGCTGCTTTAAGACATGGTTTTAAGCCAGTATGA